From the Lathyrus oleraceus cultivar Zhongwan6 chromosome 4, CAAS_Psat_ZW6_1.0, whole genome shotgun sequence genome, one window contains:
- the LOC127075297 gene encoding protein PAT1 homolog 1: protein MDVFTAAGVDALGASNNQDLNLLENVPQDGALFDASQYAFFGKDVAEEVELGGLGDENDYIPSVEFNEEEFFLNAEEAEDVRSFSEIDDLTTTFLKLNKTVSGPRNAGVIGDRVSRENSSASEWSQRDDVPYWVDYHTCDSEGSQDGKRWSSHPHSSVTHLQESKPLCRTSSYPEQQRQLQYHLEHRSSEPVPNWFDQHFYDSETTGDEKRWSSHPHSSISHTEEPRPLYRTSSYPDKRQELPRFSSEPVLAPKSSFTSYPPPGGRSQQSSSNHSTGQLNIPYARGAHMALSSQNPSHLFNSALHLGGSKYEPHFSGNLAQFNTGSPLNNRIQNQWVNQTGLYTGDNSNLLNNMLQQQLYHHNGSVSPHLLTQLQQQPHRLPHPVQQSAALMSGLQPHLFNHHLSPGSSIGRKYEHVHGFGDVREHRQKSTRRHRISQQGSNASSQKSDSCSIQFRSKYMTSEEIESILKMQLAVTHSNDPYIDDYYHQACLAKTPSGAKFKFSFCPAKIKDISSRSRANSEPYRFLQVDTLGRVSYLPIRQPRPLLEDDPPNSSASGGSERNISEKPLEGEPLFAARVTIEDGLCLLLDVDDIDRFLKCNLLQDGGTQFLRRRSVLLEGLATSLHLVDPLGKNGHKAGLAAKDDLVFLRLASLTKGRKLLAKYLRLLVPGSELMRIACMAIFRHLRFLFGSISSDSALAETTSDLAMVVCQCVQGMDLGSLGACLAAVVCSSEQPPLRPIGSSAGDGASLVLVSVLEGATKLLTDHHAASNNKLGNRPFWQASFDEFFDLLTKYCMNKYQSIMQSLLTQGAQNRPVIGSDAAKSVSKEMPVELLRASLPHTNDRQRKLLLDFAQRSLPVVGFNNYAGSSTSRVNSERVIS from the exons ATGGATGTGTTCACTGCTGCTGGGGTTGACGCTCTTGGTGCTTCCAACAACCAAGATCTTAACCTCTTGGAAAATGTTCCTCAAG ATGGTGCATTATTTGATGCATCACAGTATGCATTCTTCGGTAAAGATGTCGCTGAGGAAGTTGAGTTGGGGGGGTTAGGCGATGAAAATGATTACATCCCTTCTGTTGAGTTCAACGAGGAGGAGTTTTTTCTCAATGCGGAAGAG GCGGAGGATGTAAGATCTTTTTCTGAAATTGATGATCTCACAACCACTTTTTTGAAG TTGAACAAAACTGTTAGTGGACCAAGAAATGCAGGAGTTATTGGTGATCGGGTGTCAAGAGAAA ATTCTTCTGCTTCTGAATGGTCACAGAGGGATGATGTTCCCTACTGGGTTGACTATCACACTTGTGATAGTGAAGGTTCTCAGGATGGCAAAAGATGGTCCTCACATCCACATTCTTCTGTCACCCATCTACAAGAATCAAAGCCCTTATGCCGAACGTCGTCGTATCCTGAGCAGCAAAGGCAGCTGCAATACCACCTCGAACATCGCTCTAGTGAACCTGTTCCTAACTGGTTTGATCAGCATTTTTATGATAGTGAAACTACTGGTGATGAAAAGAGATGGTCATCACATCCACATTCCTCTATTTCACACACAGAAGAACCAAGGCCCTTGTATAGAACGTCTTCTTATCCTGACAAGAGACAAGAACTTCCTCGTTTTTCGAGCGAACCAGTTTTGGCGCCAAAATCTTCATTCACTTCTTATCCTCCCCCTGGTGGTAGGTCTCAACAATCTTCTTCAAATCACAGTACAGGCCAGTTGAATATTCCTTATGCTAGGGGAGCTCACATGGCACTGTCATCACAAAATCCCTCTCATTTATTCAATTCTGCATTACACTTGGGTGGATCAAAATATGAGCCACATTTTAGTGGAAATTTGGCCCAATTTAATACTGGCTCCCCCCTCAATAATCGGATCCAGAATCAATGGGTCAACCAAACAGGGTTGTATACTGGAGATAATTCAAACCTTCTGAATAATATGCTACAGCAACAACTATACCATCACAATGGATCAGTGTCTCCTCACTTACTGACTCAGCTGCAGCAACAGCCGCATAGATTGCCTCATCCTGTTCAGCAGTCCGCAGCCTTAATGTCAGGTTTACAGCCCCATTTATTTAATCACCATCTTTCGCCTGGATCATCCATTGGTAGAAAATATGAACATGTGCATGGTTTTGGTGATGTTAGAGAACATAGACAAAAATCAACTCGTAGACATCGGATCTCTCAACAGGGTTCTAATGCCAGTAGCCAGAAGAGCGATAGTTGTTCAATACAATTCAGGTCCAAGTATATGACTAGTGAAGAAATTGAGAGTATTCTTAAAATGCAACTTGCCGTGACTCATAGTAATGACCCATATATCGATGACTATTATCACCAAGCTTGTCTTGCAAAAACACCTTCTGGGGCTAAATTTAAATTTTCATTTTGCCCAGCCAAAATAAAGGATATTTCCTCACGATCTCGTGCCAATTCTGAGCCATACAGGTTTCTTCAGGTTGACACTTTAGGGAGGGTTTCTTACTTGCCTATTCGTCAGCCTCGCCCTCTTCTTGAAGACGATCCTCCAAACTCCTCTGCTAGTGGTGGCTCTGAGCGAAATATTTCAGAGAAGCCCCTTGAGGGGGAGCCTTTGTTTGCAGCCAGAGTCACAATTGAGGATGGTCTCTGTCTTCTTCTTGATGTAGATGATATTGATCGTTTCCTAAAGTGCAATCTGCTTCAAGATGGTGGAACTCAATTCTTACGAAGAAGGAGTGTCCTTCTGGAAGGATTAGCAACATCACTCCATCTTGTGGACCCACTGGGAAAGAATGGACACAAAGCTGGGCTTGCTGCTAAGGATGATCTTGTTTTCTTGCGATTAGCATCTCTTACCAAGGGAAGGAAGCTCCTAGCAAAGTATCTTCGGTTGCTTGTTCCCGGTAGTGAGCTTATGAGGATTGCCTGCATGGCTATATTTCGTCATTTAAGATTCTTATTTGGTAGTATCTCTTCTGATTCAGCATTAGCGGAGACTACAAGTGATCTTGCTATGGTTGTTTGTCAGTGTGTCCAAGGAATGGATCTTGGTTCTCTTGGTGCTTGTCTTGCAGCAGTTGTTTGTTCCTCAGAGCAGCCTCCTCTTCGTCCCATTGGAAGCTCTGCCGGAGATGGTGCTTCCCTTGTTTTAGTGTCTGTCCTCGAGGGGGCTACTAAACTTCTAACTGATCATCACGCCGCTTCTAACAATAAATTGGGCAATCGCCCATTTTGGCAGGCCTCATTTGATGAATTTTTTGACCTCCTCACGAAGTATTGCATGAATAAGTACCAGAGTATCATGCAGTCACTGCTTACACAAGGGGCACAGAACAGACCTGTGATTGGATCAGATGCTGCTAAATCAGTTAGTAAGGAAATGCCGGTTGAGCTTCTACGTGCAAGTCTTCCTCACACCAATGATCGCCAGAGAAAGTTATTACTAGATTTCGCTCAGCGCTCTTTGCCGGTGGTTGGATTTAACAACTATGCTGGGAGCAGTACTAGCCGCGTGAACTCAGAGAGGGTGATTAGTTGA